The following are encoded in a window of Leptospira meyeri genomic DNA:
- a CDS encoding putative toxin-antitoxin system toxin component, PIN family, protein MLKILLDTNIYISAILFNGKPKLVLQDLIDEVFIGFISNEIIDELEETLSKSKFKLPNDFIQFTISEIRSSTTIIKNKPLKDYLNLRDRDDFHILETAFSANVDFLITGDKDLLTLEKIKEFRIITPDEYLRIKEELS, encoded by the coding sequence ATGTTAAAAATTCTCTTAGATACAAATATTTACATTTCCGCTATTTTGTTTAATGGAAAGCCTAAGCTTGTTTTACAAGATTTAATCGATGAGGTTTTTATTGGATTTATTTCGAATGAAATTATCGATGAACTTGAAGAAACTTTATCGAAATCTAAATTTAAACTACCAAATGATTTTATCCAGTTTACTATTTCTGAGATCAGAAGTTCCACAACAATTATTAAAAATAAACCACTGAAAGATTATCTGAATTTAAGAGACCGAGATGATTTTCACATTCTTGAAACTGCTTTTTCCGCAAATGTTGATTTTTTAATCACTGGTGATAAAGACCTTCTAACTTTAGAAAAAATAAAAGAATTCAGAATCATAACTCCAGACGAGTATTTAAGAATTAAAGAGGAACTAAGCTAA
- a CDS encoding SH3 domain-containing protein: MNKIIFLILVLNFPIFSQENFTVNANTLRIRNLPSSNSEIVGKLNKGIEVTIISKSDKFEEINGIISEWIEVQTIDKTQKGYIFGAYLESKKNPNPFTKCFKNKKGITIFLNNGKSILLKNGLPKNDEDPQEFIQFNNCTYYKDLDSVLIEYSMHEGGGNELYNLKNGKFIQIWGHPIFSKNKKYFACFSADIEVEFYPNGIQIYQLNLTPIKEFEYEFESSDMNKNFQPTDLEWNSEDSIKVILKNIDLTKTKIVNIQKTHKKWKIINKP, from the coding sequence ATGAATAAAATAATATTTTTAATCTTAGTTCTAAACTTCCCTATATTTTCCCAGGAAAATTTTACTGTTAATGCAAATACATTAAGAATTAGAAATTTACCTTCATCAAATTCTGAAATTGTTGGAAAATTAAATAAAGGAATTGAAGTAACAATAATATCAAAATCTGACAAATTTGAGGAGATAAATGGAATAATTTCTGAATGGATTGAAGTTCAAACTATAGATAAAACTCAAAAAGGATATATTTTTGGAGCATATCTTGAATCTAAAAAAAATCCAAATCCCTTTACGAAATGTTTTAAAAATAAAAAAGGAATAACAATATTCCTTAATAACGGTAAATCTATCCTCTTAAAAAATGGATTACCAAAAAATGATGAAGACCCACAAGAATTCATCCAATTTAATAACTGTACATATTACAAAGATTTAGATTCCGTATTAATTGAATACTCAATGCATGAAGGTGGAGGGAATGAACTATATAATCTAAAAAATGGAAAATTTATCCAAATTTGGGGACATCCAATATTTTCAAAAAATAAAAAATATTTTGCATGTTTTTCCGCCGATATCGAAGTTGAATTTTATCCAAATGGTATTCAAATTTATCAACTTAATCTTACTCCAATAAAAGAATTTGAATATGAATTCGAATCTTCTGATATGAATAAAAATTTCCAACCAACTGATCTTGAATGGAATTCTGAAGATTCGATAAAAGTAATTCTAAAAAATATTGATTTAACTAAAACTAAAATAGTAAATATTCAAAAAACTCATAAAAAATGGAAAATAATCAATAAACCATGA
- a CDS encoding DUF2750 domain-containing protein: MAYKLTQKEFENVLSLEASKRYKYFISKIVDQDELWSLKNNDGFIGMGDNEGHDGIPFWPHIEYAKLFINNEWEDCEPAKVNFHHFIDYWIPEMIKDNVHIIVFPTLEMKGLTLHPKVILKDLVEENKKIE, encoded by the coding sequence ATGGCTTACAAACTAACTCAGAAAGAATTTGAAAATGTATTAAGCCTTGAAGCTTCAAAAAGATACAAATACTTCATTTCGAAAATAGTAGACCAGGATGAATTATGGAGTCTAAAAAACAATGATGGATTTATCGGAATGGGAGATAATGAGGGGCATGACGGAATTCCATTCTGGCCTCATATTGAATATGCCAAGCTATTTATCAATAATGAATGGGAAGATTGTGAACCAGCAAAAGTAAACTTTCATCATTTTATAGATTATTGGATTCCGGAAATGATAAAAGACAATGTTCATATAATTGTTTTTCCAACTTTAGAAATGAAAGGTCTAACCTTACATCCAAAAGTAATATTAAAAGATTTAGTTGAAGAAAATAAAAAAATAGAGTAA
- a CDS encoding type II toxin-antitoxin system HigB family toxin, whose amino-acid sequence MDDFIAKHPNSESSLKSWFKIIKNTNFKDFNELKKVFNSVDQVGKFTVFNISGNHFRLIAAIHFNRQKVFVRNILTHSEYDKGKWKRENL is encoded by the coding sequence TTGGATGATTTCATTGCAAAACACCCTAATTCTGAATCTTCATTAAAAAGCTGGTTTAAAATCATTAAAAATACAAATTTTAAGGACTTTAATGAATTGAAGAAAGTTTTCAATTCCGTGGACCAAGTTGGAAAATTTACAGTTTTTAATATAAGCGGAAATCACTTTCGATTGATTGCTGCTATTCATTTCAATAGGCAAAAGGTTTTTGTAAGAAACATTTTAACACATTCTGAATATGATAAAGGTAAATGGAAAAGGGAAAATTTATGA
- a CDS encoding DUF2971 domain-containing protein yields MTEENKKKQPEINLENFLRTSKEIIVPEVVYHYCSLDSFTKIIESGKLFLSHHSAMNDLSDTRLFFHLLYQKAQTIVNQSNREILNDFLHFFEQNLRDYFIACFSKEPDVLSQWNMYGDQGRGVAIGFYTKNLYVKPQIPSYTIDSKTLSGIFPIEYISETQDDLVDDLINLVLKGFFNDFPPNVERLVLQKKHRSFNQEEEIRIVEIQDPRTNLNPDFVGLRTRYVGDHFNFRIKNNRELIPYRTHQFKSNEDPNYELESIWLGPENRTKENILYLFLNKHRISLKNKIHYSKSPFTL; encoded by the coding sequence ATGACAGAAGAAAACAAAAAAAAACAACCTGAAATAAATTTGGAAAATTTTCTTAGAACATCAAAGGAAATTATTGTTCCAGAAGTTGTATATCATTACTGCTCTCTAGATTCTTTCACAAAGATAATTGAGTCAGGAAAACTATTCCTTAGCCATCACTCAGCAATGAATGATTTATCTGATACTCGCCTATTTTTCCATTTATTATACCAAAAAGCCCAAACCATAGTGAATCAATCTAATAGAGAAATTTTAAATGATTTTCTTCATTTTTTCGAACAAAATTTACGTGATTATTTTATAGCATGTTTTTCAAAGGAACCAGATGTACTTAGCCAGTGGAATATGTATGGAGATCAAGGACGCGGAGTAGCCATAGGATTTTATACAAAAAATCTATATGTAAAACCTCAAATCCCAAGCTACACAATTGATTCAAAAACATTAAGTGGAATTTTTCCAATAGAATATATATCAGAAACACAAGATGATTTAGTAGATGACTTGATAAATCTAGTCTTAAAAGGATTTTTTAATGATTTCCCTCCAAATGTTGAAAGACTGGTTCTTCAGAAAAAACATAGAAGTTTTAACCAAGAAGAAGAAATACGAATAGTAGAAATCCAAGATCCAAGAACGAATTTAAATCCAGATTTTGTTGGGCTTAGAACAAGATACGTGGGTGACCATTTTAATTTTCGAATAAAAAATAATAGAGAATTAATCCCCTATAGAACTCATCAGTTTAAATCAAATGAAGACCCGAATTATGAACTAGAAAGTATTTGGCTTGGACCTGAAAATCGAACAAAAGAAAATATCTTATATTTATTCCTTAATAAACATAGAATTTCTTTGAAAAATAAAATACATTACTCAAAATCACCATTTACTCTTTAG
- a CDS encoding helix-turn-helix domain-containing protein: protein MILKIEKVKNVWDDVKDILSVPHTDKQYKKLVKVLDELIDEVGNNKKHQLAPLLETVGNLIEEYENDHFIQPNAEPIEVLKFLMQENSLTQKDLNILGSQGVVSEILNGKRELNVRQIKALAEKFNISPSVFI, encoded by the coding sequence ATGATTTTAAAAATTGAAAAAGTTAAGAATGTTTGGGATGATGTTAAAGATATTCTCTCTGTACCTCATACTGATAAACAATATAAAAAATTAGTTAAGGTTCTTGATGAACTAATTGATGAAGTTGGAAATAATAAAAAACATCAATTAGCTCCGCTTCTTGAAACTGTAGGTAATTTGATTGAAGAATATGAAAATGATCATTTCATACAACCTAATGCTGAACCTATCGAAGTTTTAAAGTTCCTTATGCAAGAAAATAGTTTAACTCAAAAAGATCTAAACATTTTAGGAAGCCAAGGAGTTGTTTCTGAAATCTTAAATGGAAAAAGAGAATTAAATGTACGACAAATCAAAGCTCTTGCAGAAAAATTCAATATTTCTCCATCGGTATTCATTTGA
- a CDS encoding CopG family ribbon-helix-helix protein — translation MNQTVNISFEKALLKEIDKIAKREHRSRSELIREAARAYIEKKSKWQAIFDFGIKSTDKSNLTEDDIFKEIKNVRRSKKAS, via the coding sequence ATGAATCAGACTGTTAACATCTCTTTCGAAAAGGCACTTTTAAAAGAAATTGATAAAATTGCAAAAAGAGAACACAGATCCAGATCTGAATTAATCCGTGAAGCTGCAAGAGCTTATATTGAGAAAAAATCTAAGTGGCAAGCTATCTTTGATTTCGGTATTAAATCTACTGATAAATCTAATCTTACGGAAGATGATATTTTCAAAGAAATTAAAAATGTTAGAAGAAGTAAAAAAGCTTCTTAA